From the Thiomicrospira sp. XS5 genome, one window contains:
- a CDS encoding ammonium transporter, which translates to MEQSAPTLASLQAMIEMSDTINMEIFYWFCTGLMVIIHVGFLAYEMGASRLKNALASGVKNILAFAFMVPTFFFIGWWIYLSMYNGFVPDFEAGAAGLPWSENMGPNLSDNASGIFWGAFVLFAATTASIFSGAVIERIRMSSFLVLAVLLGSVVWILAASWGWHPTGWLTTEWGYHDFGAAGAVHMVAGFFALGVLLNLGARIGRFGPKGEVNTIVGHSVPMSMIGLMLIVVGFFGFLGGCIIYMPGAQWTSIFGNETTLSAISFNTLMAIAGGIIGAYVMTRQPFWMLSGAIAGIVASAPGLDLYYPPLAFLIAFIGGAVAPMVDKILSSRFKLDDPVGAFGVHGASGVVGLLMLGVFSGFPNVVEGAPNVSFMGQLQSAVVMALVGFIPGYFVSLVLAKFGLLRVPPKAEMAGLDIVEVPLQAYPESVPAYNGKDDSGVSVGKTA; encoded by the coding sequence ATGGAGCAATCAGCACCTACATTAGCCAGTTTACAGGCGATGATTGAAATGTCCGATACAATCAATATGGAAATTTTCTATTGGTTCTGTACCGGTCTGATGGTCATTATTCACGTCGGTTTCCTGGCCTATGAGATGGGCGCGTCCCGTCTTAAGAACGCATTGGCGTCCGGGGTTAAGAATATTCTGGCGTTTGCGTTTATGGTTCCCACTTTCTTTTTCATCGGATGGTGGATTTATTTGAGTATGTACAACGGGTTCGTTCCGGATTTCGAAGCAGGCGCCGCCGGGTTGCCTTGGTCGGAAAATATGGGGCCGAACTTGTCGGATAATGCCTCCGGTATCTTCTGGGGTGCTTTCGTGCTGTTCGCAGCGACCACGGCGTCGATTTTCTCGGGCGCGGTCATCGAGCGTATCCGCATGAGTTCCTTCCTGGTTCTGGCGGTTCTGCTGGGGTCTGTGGTGTGGATTTTGGCCGCGTCTTGGGGCTGGCACCCAACCGGTTGGTTGACCACCGAATGGGGTTATCATGACTTTGGTGCCGCCGGTGCCGTGCACATGGTCGCAGGTTTCTTTGCCTTGGGTGTGTTGCTGAATCTGGGCGCACGTATCGGTCGATTCGGTCCGAAGGGCGAAGTGAATACGATTGTCGGTCACAGCGTACCGATGAGTATGATCGGTTTGATGTTGATCGTGGTCGGTTTCTTCGGTTTCCTGGGCGGTTGTATCATCTATATGCCGGGCGCGCAATGGACGTCTATTTTCGGTAACGAAACCACACTTTCCGCGATTAGTTTCAACACCTTGATGGCGATTGCCGGCGGGATTATCGGGGCTTATGTCATGACACGTCAGCCGTTCTGGATGTTGTCCGGTGCGATTGCCGGTATCGTGGCTTCCGCGCCAGGTCTGGATCTTTATTATCCACCGCTTGCGTTCCTGATCGCCTTCATCGGTGGTGCCGTTGCGCCAATGGTCGATAAGATACTGTCCTCGCGTTTCAAACTCGACGATCCGGTCGGTGCCTTCGGTGTGCACGGCGCCAGTGGTGTGGTCGGTTTGTTGATGTTGGGCGTGTTCAGTGGCTTCCCGAATGTGGTCGAAGGTGCGCCGAATGTTTCCTTCATGGGTCAATTGCAAAGTGCGGTTGTCATGGCACTGGTCGGCTTCATTCCTGGATACTTTGTATCGTTGGTACTAGCGAAGTTCGGTTTGTTGCGTGTGCCACCGAAAGCCGAAATGGCCGGTTTGGATATCGTTGAAGTGCCGTTGCAAGCCTACCCTGAATCGGTTCCGGCTTATAACGGCAAAGACGATTCCGGTGTTTCCGTCGGAAAAACCGCTTAA